Proteins encoded by one window of Vigna radiata var. radiata cultivar VC1973A chromosome 5, Vradiata_ver6, whole genome shotgun sequence:
- the LOC106762063 gene encoding filament-like plant protein 4, with amino-acid sequence MDRRWPWKKKSSEKAVIEKAATALDSSDASQNQDNKKPNYVQISVESYTHLSSLDDQVKTYEEKVQALEDEVKEINEKLSAANSEINTKESMVKQHAKVAEEAVSGWEKAESEALALKNHLESVTLLKLTAEDRATHLDGALKECMRQIRNLKEEHDLKIQEVALSKTKQLDKIKGELEAKIANFEQELLRSAAENGALSRSLQERSNMLIKLSEDKARAEAEIELLKGNIEACERENNSLKYELHVVSKELEIRNEEKNMSLRSAEAANKQHMEGVKKIAKLEAECQRLRGLVRKKLPGPAALAQMKLEVESLGRDFGESRLRKSPVKPASPNLSPLPDFSLENVQKFQKDNEFLTERLLAMEEETKMLKEALAKRNSELQASRSMCAKTLSKLQSLEAQSQTSNQLKGSPTSIVQITHENIYNQNASSAPSFVSMSEDGNDDAVSCAESWSTAIVPGHSQFPKEKCTEESSKSEVSNKLELMDDFLEVEKLARLSNDSNADATVSVSSNNKTTDTVTDDVSEARIGKEGPSEKNGNSNPLPNKVSSDALLSAPDPQSDASGLMLTELRSRILLVFESLSKDADIEKIVEDIKHVIEDSHDITIRHSVDAHPSDATCDRKDDLEDAGLNLQKDIISSQQPGEHVRVTSDLEAAICQIHEFVLLLGKEAMTFHDISYDGNEMRQKIEDFSVTFDKILSNNASLLQFVLDLSYVLDKASEFRFNVLGYKGTEVESNSPDCIDKIALPENKLVQDNSSGERYQTGCSHILSSSSNPEVPDDGNLVSGFRVDAASQKLSMQKFEELKLEKEKLVTDLSNCTETLEITKSQLLETEQLLAEVKSQLASARKSNSLAETQLKCMAESYKSLETRAQDLETEVNRLQIKVESLENELQDEKKAHEAALTRSKDIEEQLQRIEYSAADDDHKTSHDRDLTAAAEKLAECQETILLLGKQLNALRPQTELIDSSYSKLNPNDEGFAEDEPTTNGPKFQELGQTEMDHATSAFVQRLSSESPLHFSNSLFSPSDSESTLPARSPVQQSKSKPKHRPTKSASSSVSSATTPEKHARGFSRFFSPKGKSGH; translated from the exons ATGGATCGACGCTGGCCTTGGAAGAAAAAATCATCGGAGAAGGCTGTGATTGAGAAAGCAGCTACTGCATTGGATTCCTCCGATGCTTCCCAGAACCAG GATAACAAGAAACCAAACTACGTCCAAATCTCTGTGGAATCCTACACACATCTGTCTAGCTTGGACGATCAAGTGAAGACATACGAGGAAAAAGTTCAGGCACTGGAGGATGAGGTCAAGGAAATTAATGAAAAGCTGTCCGCAGCAAACTCCGAGATAAATACCAAGGAAAGCATGGTAAAACAACATGCTAAAGTTGCTGAAGAAGCTGTATCAG GCTGGGAAAAGGCTGAATCTGAGGCTTTGGCATTGAAGAATCATCTAGAATCTGTCACTCTTTTGAAACTCACTGCTGAGGATCGTGCAACACATTTAGATGGTGCTCTTAAAGAGTGTATGCGACAAATCCGAAACCTTAAGGAAGAACATGATCTGAAAATACAGGAAGTTGCTCTCTCAAAAACCAAGCAGTTAGACAAGATTAAGGGGGAGCTCGAGGCAAAGATAGCGAATTTTGAACAGGAACTTCTTAGGTCTGCAGCTGAAAATGGGGCCCTGTCAAGGTCATTGCAGGAGCGCTCTAACATGCTAATCAAATTAAGTGAAGATAAGGCTCGCGCTGAGGCTGAAATTGAGCTTCTTAAGGGCAACATAGAAGCATGTGAAAGGGAAAATAATTCACTTAAATATGAACTACATGTTGTTTCCAAAGAGCTTGAAATTCGcaatgaagaaaaaaacatgagTCTGAGGTCTGCCGAAGCTGCTAACAAGCAGCACATGGAGggtgtaaaaaaaattgctaaGTTAGAGGCTGAGTGCCAAAGATTACGTGGTCTCGTGAGGAAAAAGTTACCTGGTCCTGCTGCACTTGCACAGATGAAGCTAGAGGTTGAAAGCCTGGGCCGAGATTTTGGAGAAAGTCGATTAAGGAAGTCCCCTGTGAAGCCTGCTTCCCCTAATTTGTCTCCATTACCCGATTTCTCTCTGGAGAATGTGCAGAAATTCCAGAAGGATAATGAATTTCTTACAGAGCGTTTATTGGCaatggaagaagaaacaaagatgCTGAAAGAAGCTTTGGCTAAACGTAACAGTGAGTTGCAGGCCTCAAGGAGTATGTGCGCCAAAACACTGAGCAAACTTCAAAGTTTGGAAGCACAGTCTCAGACAAGTAACCAGCTGAAAGGATCTCCAACATCCATCGTCCAGATAACTCACgaaaacatatataatcaaaatgcAAGCAGTGCACCAAGTTTCGTCTCCATGTCCGAAGATGGAAATGACGATGCAGTAAGTTGTGCTGAATCTTGGTCTACAGCAATAGTTCCTGGGCATTCCCAATTTCCTAAAGAAAAGTGCACTGAGGAATCAAGCAAATCTGAGGTCTCTAATAAGTTGGAACTAATGGATGACTTCCTGGAGGTTGAGAAGTTGGCTCGTTTGTCAAATGATTCCAATGCAGACGCCACTGTTTCAGTTTCTTCAAACAATAAGACAACTGACACTGTGACTGATGATGTATCAGAAGCCCGTATTGGCAAAGAAGGTCCGTCTGAAAAAAATGGCAATTCAAATCCATTGCCAAATAAAGTGTCTTCTGATGCTTTGTTGTCAGCCCCCGATCCTCAATCTGATGCTAGTGGCTTGATGTTAACAGAACTTAGATCAAGAATATTGCTGGTTTTTGAATCCTTATCCAAGGATGCTGACATAGAGAAGATTGTGGAGGATATCAAACATGTGATTGAAGATTCGCATGACATTACTATCCGCCACTCGGTGGATGCCCATCCTTCCGATGCTACGTGTGATAGGAAGGATGATCTTGAAGATGCTGGCTTAAACCTTCAAAAGGACATCATTTCATCCCAGCAACCCGGAGAACATGTGCGTGTAACTTCAGATTTGGAAGCTGCTATTTGTCAGATTCACGAATTTGTACTGCTCCTTGGCAAGGAAGCAATGACATTTCATGACATCTCTTATGACGGAAATGAAATGAGGCAAAAGATTGAGGACTTCTCCGTCacatttgataaaatattaagcAACAATGCAAGTTTGCTACAGTTTGTTCTTGACCTGTCCTATGTTCTAGATAAAGCAAGCGAGTTCAGATTTAATGTTCTCGGCTACAAGGGCACAGAAGTTGAAAGTAACAGTCCTGATTGCATAGATAAGATTGCTCTGCCAGAAAATAAATTAGTACAAGACAATTCATCCGGAGAAAGATATCAAACTGGCTGTTCCCATATTCTTAGTTCGTCTTCTAATCCTGAGGTTCCCGACGATGGGAATTTAGTCTCAGGTTTTAGAGTGGACGCTGCATCACAAAAACTGTCAATGCAAAAGTTTGAAGAATTGAAactagagaaagaaaaactggTGACTGATCTGTCAAATTGTACTGAAACTCTTGAAATAACCAAGTCTCAGTTGCTAGAGACTGAGCAACTTCTAGCTGAAGTTAAATCACAATTGGCTTCTGCTAGAAAATCAAACAGCTTGGCTGAGACGCAGCTAAAGTGTATGGCAGAATCGTACAAGTCTCTTGAAACACGTGCCCAGGACTTGGAAACTGAGGTGAACCGTCTGCAAATTAAGGTAGAATCTCTGGAGAATGAACTTCAAGATGAAAAGAAGGCTCATGAAGCTGCTTTGACTCGGAGCAAGGATATAGAAGAGCAGTTACAAAG GATTGAGTACTCGGCAGCTGATGATGACCACAAGACTTCGCAT GATAGAGATTTGACAGCTGCTGCTGAAAAGCTAGCGGAGTGTCAGGAAACCATACTTCTTCTGGGCAAGCAGTTAAATGCTCTACGTCCACAAACTGAGTTAATCGATTCATCGTACAGTAAGTTAAACCCGAATGATGAAGGATTCGCAGAAGATGAACCCACCACCAATGGTCCAAAATTTCAAGAATTAGGGCAGACGGAGATGGACCATGCTACTTCTGCTTTCGTTCAAAGATTGAGTTCGGAGTCTCCGTTACATTTTTCCAACAGTTTATTTAGCCCTTCGGACAGCGAGTCCACCCTTCCAGCCAGATCCCCAGTACAGCAATCCAAATCAAAACCAAAACACAGACCCACCAAGTCAGCCTCTTCTTCAGTTTCTTCTGCAACTACACCCGAGAAGCATGCAAGGGGATTTAGTAGATTCTTTTCACCAAAAGGAAAATCCGGTCATTAA
- the LOC106761703 gene encoding auxin-induced protein 6B: protein MAIMSEGGLAKCTRIRHIVRLRQMLRRWRSKARMSAHREVPSDVPAGHVAVCVGTNSRRFVVRATYLNHPVFTKLLVEAEEEYGFSNNGPLTIPCDETLFEQLLRFISRSHSPPSNRFDDCHVPLINNLDFCLQSRPLLH, encoded by the coding sequence atGGCAATAATGTCAGAAGGGGGACTTGCAAAATGTACCAGAATCCGGCACATCGTCAGGCTCCGCCAAATGCTGCGGCGCTGGCGTAGCAAGGCTCGCATGTCGGCCCACCGAGAAGTACCCTCCGATGTTCCGGCGGGACACGTGGCGGTGTGCGTGGGCACCAACTCCAGGAGATTTGTGGTGCGCGCCACCTACCTGAACCACCCCGTGTTCACGAAGCTACTTGTAGAGGCGGAGGAAGAGTACGGATTCTCCAACAACGGTCCTCTCACCATTCCCTGCGACGAAACACTCTTCGAACAGCTCCTCCGCTTCATTTCACGCTCTCATTCCCCTCCCTCCAACCGCTTCGACGACTGTCACGTTCCTCTCATAAACAACCTCGACTTCTGCCTCCAATCTCGACCACTACTCCACTGA